ctttccccggggagaaagcagcccgaatttccatgagggtaacctcacaggactatattaatcttatctttatccttgtccttatccttatccgTTTGTTTGAAAACTTGTCCTTACAGCTCGTCCGTCTGGTTCGGTTGGACTGTCCACGCCTGGGAACGTCGTCAATGTCATAGTAGATGTGAGACGAGCTCTCTCGTCGCAAGGACTGCCCCTTCATGCTCCCCCCGAGGCGTCCCAGGCATTTCAGTTCCAGGCTCCGTCTTCTGTTCGCTTCTTGAtatacaaaaatataaaaaagaaaacattatACGAACAAACTCATCACcagaaagcggcgtgtggctgcctgtatggtggggtaaaaactgGCCCTAgacataaaaacccactcgtgcaaaaacgggagtgaacgtgggagtcttagctcatgaacgaagaagaagaagaagaagaagaagaacaacaacaacaacaacaacaacaacaacaacaacaacaacaacaacaacaacaacaacaacaacaacaacaaactaatAAAGGATGCATCTCCTGTGTACATTCAACAACCAAGTGTGACTGTATTAAATTCAATGCTTCGTCTTCTCTTTGCTTCTGGACACGCAGAAATGAAAGTCAAACACTCATTAAGATTATCTCCTCATATCCCCGTCCCCCCTCTCCCCCGTGTCTTGTATATTTTAATTcaatacaaaaaaaatcaaaataaaaacaaatcatacGAACAAACTGATCGATCCGGTTTAGGATCCTGGATATGCATATCCTGTGTACAAAACCAAgtgggactttttttttaaattaaatgcTTCGTCTTCTTTTCGCTTCTTGatatacaaacaaaaaatatgttaaaaaaaatcatacgAACAAACTGATAAAGTTCCGGTTTAGGATGCATCTCCTGTGTACATTCAGAAACCAAGTTTGACTGTTTTAAATTCAATATGCTTCGTCTTCTTCCGCTTCGGGACAAGCAGAAATAAAAGTGAAACACTCATAAGGAGGACCGTCTCATatcctacaacaacaacaacaacaacaacaacaacaacaccaccaccaacaacaacaacagtatttACAAAAACTCCACCATCAcccccaccaccatcaccaccatcaccaccaacacagcaacaacaacaacatcaacaacaacaacaacaaaagcaacaaactcaccttttctttgCATGGCGATGACGCAGGCGATAAcagcaacgacgacgacaacaaggACGACGTTGACGGACAGCACAGACACTCCAAAGGGCACCATCGTCAAGTAGTCACCCCTCTCAGACTTCCCAGAACTAGCATCCCCCATTCCAACATTCACGCCACTCACAGAAACACCAGAGGGAATTCCTGTAAGGGCATTCGAATCAGGGCTGGAATCAGCAACTGAAACTCCTGCGTTGTCGTCCGTTTTGCTGGAATAGACAGAAGACACTGCCGGTACCGTAGACTCATCAGCGGTAGAGGGCTGGGCAGAGAAGTTGTTCTTTGAATCAGCAGTGAACTCATTAGACGGAGAAAGGGTCTGTGCAATACCAGGAGTAGATGCACCAGGGGAATCTTCTGCAGGACCATAACTTGGTGACTTATGCATAGTTTCTGCAGTGGTAACCTCATCTGGTGCAGGCTCAGTAGAAGTCGTCATCAGGACTGGTCGTTTTGGCGTAATTTCCAGAGTAGACACCGTGGCAACGCTTTTCTCTGTAGCTTTTTCAGGGAAAGAGGTTTTAAAAGCTTGATGATCATTCGCAGACTCTGTAGAAGACACTGAGGAGGCTGTGTCCACGTGAGTCACCCAATCCTTAGTGAGATTCATGGACACATACGAACTGGCTGATCTGGTTTCTGTGGCAGAGGCCGATGAAAAATCTTGGTCAGGTTGGTTTTCATTTTGGACTTTTGAGTAGTGGTTAGACGTAGTGCCGGGCTGAGGTGGttcttggttggttggttggagtGATAGGTCAGTGTCCCCAGTAGCTGAAATAATAATAGTTATGATAATACTAATTGCGATAACCATCATTTTCCGCTTAGTTTTGCTTTGTTCCATCGCCCCCTTCCATTCTTAAATAGCTAAGGCACCACAGTGAAATATAtgtattttctttttctctatGTTAGATAAGAAGATTagagtggccgagtggtaacgcacttgcgctcggaagcgagaggttgcgagttcgaccctgggtcagggcgttagcaattttctcccccctttcctaacctaggtggtgggttcaagtgctagtctttcggatgagacgaaaaaccgaggttccttcgtgtacactacattggggtgtgcacgttaaagatcccacgattgacaaaattgtataggcatagataaaaatgtccaccaaaatacccgtgtgacttggaataataggccgtgaaaagtaggatatgcgccgaaatggctgcgatctgctggccgatgtgaatgcgtgatgtattgtgtaaaaaaaaatccatctcacacggcataaataaatccctgcgccttgaatatgtgcgcgatataaattgcataaaataaaaaaataaaaaaataaaaatccctgcgcttagaactgtacccacggaatacgcgcgatataagcctcatattgattgattgaagaagTAGCATAGTTGTCTCCATTCCTgatccaacaaacaaacagacaaacaaacaaacaaactcacaaagaaagaaagaaagaaagaaagaaaaaaagaaacaaacaaacaaataaataaacaaacaaacaaacagtcaaacaaataaaataaaataaattaaaaaaaagtctccATGCCTGAAAACAGCCAACACAGTAAAACATTGACGGGACTGTGCAATTTGAGTGGGTAGAGTTCCCATCAAATATTTCCGCATATTTGCCTTATAAATCTATGTTTCTGCGCATGCAGTGATCGAGTCACCAGCCGTTTGGGATCAAAAGAGGCCAACGTTGTTTCTGGCTGATGTCAAACTTATTAAATGAGTCCCTTCTTTATGTGCTTATAAGCCTTTGAAAAAAATCTACGCTTATTCTCAACGTTTTGGGGAAATTTTACACACGCATATGCACAGAAGAAGGCAAAAGAAACGCGCCACAGTCGCGCCCCAAGTGATTTTGTTCGTCGTTTTTAGACTGCTGTAAAATATAACAGTGCGACTGTGGCGCGCTTCTTTTGCCTTCTACTGTACATATCCTtcgctatatatatatataacttatAAATAATGTTGTGAAATGAATAGTTAATGTTCGTcaataacataaaaacaacGCGTAATGCTTCAAAACTAATTCTGAAAGAAATAGGACCGGGCATTCTAAGCTAAAGTTAAAAGGTTATCGCTAACTTATAAATAATGTTGTGAAATGAATAGTTAATGTTCGTcaataacataaaaacaacGCGTAATGCTTCAAAACTAATTCTGAAAGAAATAGGACCGGGCATTCTAAGCTAAAGTTAAAAGGTTATCGCTAACTGATACGCGGAAATAAATATTTGTTGGCAAAGGCACCACTTTATTTGGAGTTATGCAGACATTTTGCTTGCATTGGTTTATCAAAGTCCAATCAGACCTTAAATTTAATTTATCCTTTTGACCTTTGATGCGTAGGTGTACTGCGTCTCTTTACAAATGTCGTAattttcctccccccccctctctgtctctctctgtctctgtctctctctttctctctgtctctctctctttctctctctctctgtctctgtctctctctgtctctctgtctctgtctctgtctctcagtgtctctctctctgtctctctctgtctctctgtcggtctctctgtctctctgtctctgtctgtctgtctgtctgtgactgtctgtgtctgtctgtttctgtctgtctgtctctgtctctctctctctgtgtctctctctctctgtctgtctctctgtctctctctctgtgactctctgtgtctctctttgtgtctctgtctctgtctctgtctctgtttctctctgcagggctccccacggacgcccctcttagtgcgtcccgggacccccactttcattttttagagggtccatggacccccactacagaattttagagggtcccaagggtccaaaagccgaaaagttcctgtgtacttataaaacattgtggacACGCATAGTGTACTGTAAAGTGTCTTTTTAATTGAAATATTCTTGGTTGACGaatggaacacacacactcacacacacacagacacacacgcacacacacacacacacacacacacgcacgcacacacacacacacacacacacacacacacttttc
This region of Littorina saxatilis isolate snail1 linkage group LG8, US_GU_Lsax_2.0, whole genome shotgun sequence genomic DNA includes:
- the LOC138973376 gene encoding uncharacterized protein, with protein sequence MDASSVVHFPCLLLLIVLTHAATVASATGDTDLSLQPTNQEPPQPGTTSNHYSKVQNENQPDQDFSSASATETRSASSYVSMNLTKDWVTHVDTASSVSSTESANDHQAFKTSFPEKATEKSVATVSTLEITPKRPVLMTTSTEPAPDEVTTAETMHKSPSYGPAEDSPGASTPGIAQTLSPSNEFTADSKNNFSAQPSTADESTVPAVSSVYSSKTDDNAGVSVADSSPDSNALTGIPSGVSVSGVNVGMGDASSGKSERGDYLTMVPFGVSVLSVNVVLVVVVVAVIACVIAMQRKEANRRRSLELKCLGRLGGSMKGQSLRRESSSHIYYDIDDVPRRGQSNRTRRTSFSSFIAARPLVPLPTLEDRNEVISGDYSLPSDLPTLGNIQPPAFPKDLSRQSSASNQSNGQVNPACEEDGGYLVPSLTAGKVDFENSTAKDLPLKHDGGQAAEHASSLNRERGFPKSTEKDESGYSTSKTLIENYDGGQSTENGSSVAQEDGFTAPAKFPVEDEFGYTTPKALADKRRGGQLKSTASPSRGDYGSPTQKIVAEDCEPEYSTPEEVFAKGKSVHSTPTASFEDENSVSTASPIKKGENSTHRDSGDNSTPKGSVEDSEDPYLTPIASPLERTSRF